AACGCCGGCGTGGAGAGCTACAACGCCCAGAAGTACGACGAGGCCTTGGCTTCGTACCGCATGGCGCAGCAAATCAAGCCGCAGGACACCACGGCGCTGCTGTATGCTGCCTACGCCGCCGAAGCCAAGCAAGACCTAGGGCAGGCCAAGGAGAACTACAGCAAGCTGATGGCTATCAACTACAAGTCGCCGCAGATGTACGGCCGCTTGTTGCAGATTGCCCGCCAGGAAAAGAACGAAGCCGAAGCCAACAAGGTGATTCAGCAAGCGCTGGCAGCTTACCCGAACAACAAGCAGTTTCTGCTCGAAGACCTGAACATTGCGCTGAGCTCAGGCCGTGGTCCGCAGGCCATCGAGAAAATCCAGAAAGCTATTGCTGCCGATCCGAACAACTCGAACCTGTACTCGGTGCTGGGTTCGGTGTATGAGCAGAACAAGCAGCCCGAGCAAGCACTGGCCGCCCACAAGAAAGCCATTGAACTGGATCCGAAGAACTTCGACTCGCAGTTCAACATCGGCGTTTACTACTTCAACAAAGGCGCTGACATCTTTAAGACGGTGAACAAGATGGACCTGAAGACTTATCAGGCCAAAGGCAAGCCGATGGAAGCGAACGGAAAGAAGTTTATGGAGCAGGCTATTCCGTACTTCGAAACCGCGATGCAACTTAACCCGAACGAAGCTGGCGTACGTAACGCCTTGCAGAAGGCTTACACCAGCGTTGGCCGCAAAGCTGATGCTGAGAAGCTCATGAAATAGTAGGGCCTAGGTCCGCAGCAGCCCAGTCGTTAGATTGGGCTGCTTTTTTACATTGTTACTTAACATAATATAAATTATAACACATAATAGTATTTGGATTTGGTGGCAGGGTGAGCCATTCCGTTTACGAGTTGTAACCTTATGCATGGTGCTGTTGGTTTGGTCAGTGCTATTTCCAGTCTCGTTCTGAGCTGTGCTTTGAGTTTAGCATGTTCACACAACTTGTTTAAGTGTCCTCGGCTGTATGCTCATGCTTCGGCCTAGCCCTTTCGGTTAACTCATGGTTTGCTCTGGTCTGAGTTTGATACAGACTCTTTTTGTCAGGTTCAGGTTAGATGCTATGTGGCAATTCTTCCGTTCGCATTGCCACCCTTTCACCTTCTTCTGTAATCAATACTGGATTGCGTTGATGTTGTGTACGTTCACCCGGATTACAGGTGTGTTTAGCGCTTATTAAAGGATGGAAATTGCTTGCTGTCGATGCCTTCGCCACCTATTGCTGCCTTGCCTTCATACAGGCGATTTAAGCAACGTTAAATGTGAAGCGGTTCCTATGTCAAACCCACAAACCGAGGTGATTTAGAGCCTTCCTACCCTGTTCTATGAGGTGTTATCGTCCTCCCTACTCAATTTCCGCCCCTTTATGTTAGATAGATTTTATTTACTGTGTATCTCCGAACTCAAGTTAATCACTCTTATGTTAGTAAATAATAGCAAAAAAAGTTTAAAACAGCATATACTTTCTTATACTTTATGTGCTTTTTACTGCTATTATTAATTTATCCTTGTGCTCAGCTTTTTTATATGCCTAAAACGA
The sequence above is drawn from the Hymenobacter sp. YIM 151858-1 genome and encodes:
- a CDS encoding tetratricopeptide repeat protein, with product MKKTLLTVLAALAIQVASAQNSAVTNAILMQKQGTLDKARTEIDKAITHEKTSGKAKTWYTRGEIYEGIAQSPIYGKALQPGEGNKVAFESYQKAIELEGKDSDYGKQAVQRLENIYGLALNAGVESYNAQKYDEALASYRMAQQIKPQDTTALLYAAYAAEAKQDLGQAKENYSKLMAINYKSPQMYGRLLQIARQEKNEAEANKVIQQALAAYPNNKQFLLEDLNIALSSGRGPQAIEKIQKAIAADPNNSNLYSVLGSVYEQNKQPEQALAAHKKAIELDPKNFDSQFNIGVYYFNKGADIFKTVNKMDLKTYQAKGKPMEANGKKFMEQAIPYFETAMQLNPNEAGVRNALQKAYTSVGRKADAEKLMK